In Ctenopharyngodon idella isolate HZGC_01 chromosome 2, HZGC01, whole genome shotgun sequence, the following are encoded in one genomic region:
- the gpt gene encoding alanine aminotransferase 2-like isoform X2: MSENGALPHRGKVLTVDTMNANVKKVDYAVRGPIVQRAVQIEKELKEGVKKPFKEVIKANIGDAHAMGQRPITFFRQVMALCTYPQLLDDNKFPEDAKNRARRILQACGGNSIGAYTTSQGIDCIRHDVANYIQRRDGGIPSDPDNIYLTTGASDGIVTILKLLTAGEGRTRTGVMISIPQYPLYSASIAELGAVQVNYYLNEEKCWSLDISELQRSLQAAREHCNPRVLCIINPGNPTGQVQSRQCIEDVIRFAAKENLFLMADEVYQDNVYAEGCEFHSFKKVLFEMGPEYSRKVELASFHSTSKCYMGECGFRGGYMEVINMDPEVKAQLTKLVSVRLCPPAPGQALMDLVVNSPQPGEPSYQSFIKERTAVLSALAEKAKLTEEILNTVPGISCNPVQGAMYSFPRITIPERAINEAKAKGQAPDMFYCMKLLEDTGICLVPGSGFGQRDGTYHFRMTILPPTDKLKIMLHKLKEFHQTFTQQYA, encoded by the exons GGTGTCAAGAAGCCTTTTAAAGAGGTCATTAAAGCCAATATCGGGGATGCTCACGCTATGGGGCAACGGCCAATCACCTTCTTTCGACAG GTGATGGCACTGTGTACTTATCCACAACTACTTGATGACAACAAGTTTCCAGAAGATGCCAAAAACCGAGCGAGGCGTATTTTGCAAGCATGTGGAGGGAATAGCATCG GTGCATACACAACTAGTCAGGGCATTGACTGTATAAGGCATGATGTTGCAAACTACATACAGCGCCGTGACGGCGGTATTCCGTCTGATCCTGATAACATCTACCTCACAACAGGAGCCAGTGACGGCATTGTG aCCATACTGAAGTTGCTGACAGCTGGAGAGGGTCGTACACGGACGGGGGTCATGATCTCTATTCCTCAGTACCCTCTGTACTCTGCATCTATAGCAGAGTTGGGTGCTGTTCAGGTGAATTATTACTTGAATGAGGAAAAGTGCTGGAGTCTAGACATTAGTGAGCTACAGCGCTCTCTACAGGCAGCTAGAGAGCATTGCAACCCCCGTGTACTGTGCATCATCAACCCCGGCAACCCCACTG gTCAGGTACAAAGCAGACAATGTATTGAAGATGTAATTCGATTTGCAGCCAAAGAAAACCTCTTCCTAATGGCTGATGAA GTGTATCAGGACAATGTATACGCAGAGGGCTGCGAGTTTCACTCCTTCAAGAAGGTGCTTTTCGAGATGGGTCCAGAGTATTCAAGAAAAGTAGAGCTGGCGTCGTTCCATTCCACCTCTAAGTGTTACATGGGAGA ATGTGGTTTCCGAGGGGGATACATGGAGGTCATCAACATGGACCCAGAGGTTAAAGCTCAGCTCACCAAGCTGGTGTCAGTGCGCTTGTGCCCACCTGCGCCTGGACAAGCCCTCATGGACCTGGTGGTCAACTCCCCTCAGCCCGGAGAACCCTCCTATCAGTCGTTCATTAAG GAGCGAACAGCCGTTCTGAGTGCCTTGGCTGAAAAAGCCAAACTGACCGAAGAGATTCTGAATACAGTGCCAGGCATCAGCTGTAACCCTGTGCAGGGAGCAATGTACTCCTTCCCCCGTATCACCATACCTGAACGTGCCATCAACGAAGCCAAG GCGAAGGGTCAGGCTCCAGACATGTTCTACTGCATGAAACTTCTGGAGGATACCGGGATCTGCCTCGTTCCTGGCAGTGGTTTTGGTCAAAGAGATGGCACTTACcacttcag GATGACCATCCTTCCTCCAACAGACAAACTAAAGATTATGCTCCACAAACTGAAGGAATTCCATCAGACATTCACCCAGCAGTACGCTTGA
- the c1ql3b gene encoding complement C1q-like protein 3b — protein MVLVLVILIPVMVSAAGSDARYEMLGACRMVCDPYGTKSPSPEPADNRLVQSPPTFIRGPKGESGRSGRIGPRGQPGPPGPQGPPGVIGEPGPPGLPGPPGVTGVISAATYSTVPKIAFYAGLKKQHEGYEVLKFDDVVTNLGNHYDPSSGKFTCSIPGIYFFVYHVLMRGGDGTSMWADLCKNNQVRASAIAQDADQNYDYASNSVILHLEPGDEIYIKLDGGKAHGGNNNKYSTFSGFMVYAD, from the exons ATGGTGCTGGTGCTGGTGATTCTCATCCCGGTGATGGTCAGCGCGGCAGGATCCGACGCGCGCTACGAGATGCTCGGCGCGTGCCGCATGGTGTGCGATCCGTACGGAACAAAGTCTCCATCACCAGAACCGGCGGACAACCGCTTAGTTCAGTCCCCACCAACTTTCATCCGCGGTCCTAAAGGAGAGTCAGGGCGCTCAGGAAGGATCGGTCCGAGGGGTCAGCCGGGTCCGCCCGGACCTCAAGGTCCCCCGGGGGTCATAGGAGAACCAGGGCCACCTGGATTACCCGGTCCGCCCGGAGTCACCGGTGTCATAAGCGCAGCAACGTACAGCACCGTTCCCAAAATCGCCTTCTACGCAGGACTCAAGAAGCAACACGAAGGCTACGAGGTGCTGAAGTTTGATGATGTGGTCACTAACTTGGGCAACCACTATGACCCCTCGAGTGGTAAATTCACCTGCTCCATCCCTGGGATCTACTTTTTCGTGTATCACGTATTAATGAGAGGTGGTGACGGGACCAGCATGTGGGCTGATCTGTGCAAGAATAATCAG GTGCGTGCGAGTGCAATAGCGCAGGATGCAGATCAGAACTACGACTATGCCAGCAACAGTGTGATATTACACCTGGAGCCCGGAGATGAGATCTACATTAAACTAGATGGAGGCAAAGCGCACGggggaaacaacaacaaatacagCACGTTTTCAGGCTTCATGGTCTACGCCGATTAA
- the gpt gene encoding alanine aminotransferase 2-like isoform X3: MGQRPITFFRQVMALCTYPQLLDDNKFPEDAKNRARRILQACGGNSIGAYTTSQGIDCIRHDVANYIQRRDGGIPSDPDNIYLTTGASDGIVTILKLLTAGEGRTRTGVMISIPQYPLYSASIAELGAVQVNYYLNEEKCWSLDISELQRSLQAAREHCNPRVLCIINPGNPTGQVQSRQCIEDVIRFAAKENLFLMADEVYQDNVYAEGCEFHSFKKVLFEMGPEYSRKVELASFHSTSKCYMGECGFRGGYMEVINMDPEVKAQLTKLVSVRLCPPAPGQALMDLVVNSPQPGEPSYQSFIKERTAVLSALAEKAKLTEEILNTVPGISCNPVQGAMYSFPRITIPERAINEAKAKGQAPDMFYCMKLLEDTGICLVPGSGFGQRDGTYHFRMTILPPTDKLKIMLHKLKEFHQTFTQQYA, from the exons ATGGGGCAACGGCCAATCACCTTCTTTCGACAG GTGATGGCACTGTGTACTTATCCACAACTACTTGATGACAACAAGTTTCCAGAAGATGCCAAAAACCGAGCGAGGCGTATTTTGCAAGCATGTGGAGGGAATAGCATCG GTGCATACACAACTAGTCAGGGCATTGACTGTATAAGGCATGATGTTGCAAACTACATACAGCGCCGTGACGGCGGTATTCCGTCTGATCCTGATAACATCTACCTCACAACAGGAGCCAGTGACGGCATTGTG aCCATACTGAAGTTGCTGACAGCTGGAGAGGGTCGTACACGGACGGGGGTCATGATCTCTATTCCTCAGTACCCTCTGTACTCTGCATCTATAGCAGAGTTGGGTGCTGTTCAGGTGAATTATTACTTGAATGAGGAAAAGTGCTGGAGTCTAGACATTAGTGAGCTACAGCGCTCTCTACAGGCAGCTAGAGAGCATTGCAACCCCCGTGTACTGTGCATCATCAACCCCGGCAACCCCACTG gTCAGGTACAAAGCAGACAATGTATTGAAGATGTAATTCGATTTGCAGCCAAAGAAAACCTCTTCCTAATGGCTGATGAA GTGTATCAGGACAATGTATACGCAGAGGGCTGCGAGTTTCACTCCTTCAAGAAGGTGCTTTTCGAGATGGGTCCAGAGTATTCAAGAAAAGTAGAGCTGGCGTCGTTCCATTCCACCTCTAAGTGTTACATGGGAGA ATGTGGTTTCCGAGGGGGATACATGGAGGTCATCAACATGGACCCAGAGGTTAAAGCTCAGCTCACCAAGCTGGTGTCAGTGCGCTTGTGCCCACCTGCGCCTGGACAAGCCCTCATGGACCTGGTGGTCAACTCCCCTCAGCCCGGAGAACCCTCCTATCAGTCGTTCATTAAG GAGCGAACAGCCGTTCTGAGTGCCTTGGCTGAAAAAGCCAAACTGACCGAAGAGATTCTGAATACAGTGCCAGGCATCAGCTGTAACCCTGTGCAGGGAGCAATGTACTCCTTCCCCCGTATCACCATACCTGAACGTGCCATCAACGAAGCCAAG GCGAAGGGTCAGGCTCCAGACATGTTCTACTGCATGAAACTTCTGGAGGATACCGGGATCTGCCTCGTTCCTGGCAGTGGTTTTGGTCAAAGAGATGGCACTTACcacttcag GATGACCATCCTTCCTCCAACAGACAAACTAAAGATTATGCTCCACAAACTGAAGGAATTCCATCAGACATTCACCCAGCAGTACGCTTGA